The genomic segment GTCCACTCCCCTGGCCTAGCCCGACCTTTTTGCGAGAGCAGAACAAACAAGGCTGCCTATGTTAGTGCATGAAAGGCCACAAGGGGCCCGGTGACACCCCGACCTCTCAAGCCCACTGAACATTTGCAGACTctactcacccacccaccccccaccttgTCCGTCATGCCACATTCCTAAGGCCAAACTGGGGCACTCTGGCCCTACAGCCCCAGAACACTGGACCTGGATCTCCCTTCTCAGCACTGACGTCAGCCTTCTTGTGCCCACGGGGAGGTCCCAAAGAGATTAACTGTTTCTCTTGGGCATATTCTTAACTGTCTATTTTTTCAAGTCAACTTTAGAATCATTCTGATCAAATTCCCTAAATGTGTGTAAGCAACAACTTATACAATGACACCCATTTTGTCTAAAAAGGACCTCGAGAGGGGGTGGCATGGGTCACCCTTGCTGGGAGCCCTTCTGTTGCCTGGGGCGCCCATTCAGTGAGAGGGTAAGATTCCATCCTGAACCTGACTCTCATGATGGATCCACGAGGGTCGTTTCCCATGAACTGTGGGCCGCCGTGGGCTCAGGCAATGGAGAAGAGAATCGCGcacgcgcgtgtgtgtgtgtgtgtgtgtgtctaggagggtgtgtgtgtgtgtgtgtgtgtgtgtgtgtgtgtgtgtgtgtgtgtctaggaggGATGCTCTATAAGGGAGCATTAGGAGAGAAACTCCTCTGGGATTTGAAGGCAGTGGGGCAGAGACACAGCCTGTTTGCCAGAGCAGAAGTGAACAAGGCTGCCGCTGTTAGTAGGTACAAGGCCACAAGGCCACTCCTTGGTAACATGCCCCCAGGCACactgggctggctggctggcactGAGATCAGGCTGGGATGGGGCCCTTCCTGCTCTGCAGAAACTGCAGGGTCCAGTGACACTGAAGCCTCTCAGCCCATCATTACCTTGAGGCCTAGACTCTAACACTGAAGGCTTAAAGAGCAGGAGCCAAAACCCCAGCACCTGTGAGAGGGTCCGGATGTCCAGCTGGAACACTACAGTCCTGGGGTCTCTAGTGCTGTGGCAGGGGAGATGGGGGGAGCCCATGCACAGGGCACAGCTCTCCTCAGCACGAGCTCAGGTCATTTAAGAAATCCTGTGTGCTGCCACTGTGCGCTGTACTGTTGGGGTGACCTCGCCCACTTTCCTGACCTCTGGGAAAGAAGTGATCACCTGGGGCTCACAGCACTGCTGGGATGACTTCAGAGGTAGTCCTGAGGGGCCTGGCCAATCCCTGGGCAGCTGTACATGCCCAGAACCCATCACTCTGCTACCCTCCTCGCTTGAGCTGGGCCCTTGGAAAGGTGACCATTTCAGACAGTTGCTCAGGGTCCCCACCCTCACCTTGCTGGGCACGAAGGCCATCCTAGCAGCTTGCTCTTCTCCACCCTCTGGTCGCTTGCCTCCCCTTGCTTGAACTCTCTATCTGGCCCTGTTGTACCTGCCCCTGTCCCTGCATGGTGTCTCCGGGTTGTGACTCCACTGGTCAGAACCTAGAGCCCACCTTCCACAGGAGACCTGAACCTCTGATGCCAGGCAGTGGCCCTGCTGGTCTCATCAGCCATGTGCAGAGGCTTCTGGGGCTTCCCAGAACTTCTTCCTGGGGGATGGGGGTccttcaggcccctcctccaggtgCCTGTCACCCTTTCCCAGTGGGTCACAGGGACCCTGCAgttctctccctcactctgcGGAGGGGACCTCTGCAAGAGCAGCAGCTGACACTCACATTTCCGGGGAGTGTTAATGGCAGAAAGAACTTGGCACAGACCTTCCCCGGCTGTCCCTGCCCTGTGTGGGCTCGTGCCGTTCAGTTTGTTCTCCCCGATCCAACTGAGGGCCACTGAAGCCCAACCTTTGCTGGGGCGGACAACAAGCTCTGCCAGAACTGCGGACTGGCACCTGTCAGGCAGCCACCCGCACCCAGAAGCCTGTGCCCGTGCCAAGGGGGAGCCCCGGGGGCTGGGACCAGCCTGGTTGGGGGGGAATATGAGCCCTcgtgccttttctctctcccaggcCTCTAGGCCGGGACGGTGTCTTGTACTGTGGCGCCAGGTGATCGAAGCCCAGCACCCATAACCTCACCACCACAGAAGCCCGGCCTTCTGGGCCCGTGTCTGTGGGGCAGGAGCCGGCTGCCCCTGTcctccctcagcccagcctggggTATCAGCACCTGTCTAGGGCCCTTCTCACCTGCGCTGTCGTTTCGCCTTTCTTACAACACGACATAATCACCGTAAGGCACTTCTTTCCCAGTGACCCCGGAATCTAGAAAGGGAAAACAGTGTCTGCTTCCTTGCAGGCAGCTCCTGGGGCAGGGACGCTGTAGCTGCTGCCCTGCACCTGTCACTTCCTGGCCACTCCGCAATGTTTGCTGGCAGAACTCAAGGACCAAGGAGTCGCACCCTGTCCCTTAGGAGAGAGCCGTCCTAGGGAAAAGCCAGCAAGCTCTTAGTTTGCAAATAAGGCTGTTCCCCAAAAGGGCAAGAAATTCTGTCACATCCCCTTCACTCCCTGAGGCAGCTCCCTTAGACAGACCTGGTCCTGGGAGTCTGTGACTTAGAGGGTGGCCAGGGTTTGCAAGGACAGGGCTGTGCTCAAGTGACCCTGGTAGATTGGTCTCCCCAGGCCACCTGCGTCCATACAGGGTTCTGACCCGGACAGGGAGGCCCACCTTCCACTAACCCCAGGCCCTCATTTCCTGCCCCGGGACACCCACCTGAGGTGAGCCATGCCTGCTCACCTGATACTTGGGCTCTGTGCACACCTGGGCTGTGCCTCCCTCACAGCCTAATGCACATAAGATGCCCTCCACTCTCCCTAGCCCTGCTGCCCTGAAAGGCCAACCCTACCAGAGCCCCTCTCAGTCAGGATTCAGGGATGAAGGCCTGTGAAATGCAGCGCCACATACAtgagagcccagaggaggggaccAGGTCGTGAAACCCAAGCCTCTTAACCATAACTCAGCGAGTCCTATGGAAGAGCCTCCTACACACAGGCCCTTGGGGACTGAACAAATGCCTCTTTGTTTCAGTGGGAATCATAGCAGTTGTTGAAACAGGCCCGAGTAGCTAATTCAGTGACAGAGGCCTTTGGTCAGGCTCTGATGGGAGCACGAGAAgggtgtcctctgtgtgtcactgtGAGTCCCACATCTTACAGGGGgcccctctctctctgctcaggGCATGAGAGCTGCAGGGTGCGGGGGGATCTCCCTAGGCTGAGGGGGACCTCATTGTGAAGGCCAGTGTGCCCTCAGGCTCTGGCAACACCACAACCAAACATGACCTACCGTGTCTGGTTTTGGTGGCGGCTTCTGGGAAATAGAAAGATGGAGTGCTAAACACAGGGTGAGAAGGGCTCTGGCTCAGCCATGCCCCCAGGAGGGGACCTGCTCTGCAGCACAGGGACAGAACAGGGCTTTGGGTGTCCATCTGGGTGCTCGCTGCGTGCGGATCTGTGGCCAGCTGGCTCCACCTGCCTGAGCTGAGCCCACACTTCCCTGTGCGTCCCCGGGGGGACATTCAGCCTGGGATGCCTGGTGCTGGTACAGGCGTCTAACCAGGTGGTTTTCTACAGCAGCCTTTAGGTCATATGAAGACAAgagctcctccccttcccctcctgctcctccctccccttcctttgcACACCCTGAACCGCCCCTGTgcccagaactcagggaaaccCACCCAGCACCCTGGCTTCCTGTCCTCATGCTCCCACTTTGCAGATCTCAGACCTGCAGGTGTCTTGCTGGTGCTGCCCTCTCACACCTCTGGGGGTCCCTCCCCCAGAGCCCCCACACCTGTCCTGGGGAGCCCAGCTAGCCAGGCCTCTGCGCCCGTCCTCCCCGGGGCCCGCCTCTGCCCTTTGCTGTTGCTCTCATTAGGCAGGACACTGGCCACATGCCATGAAGGtgacattttttcccccagtaccCCAGGGACCGAGGCCAGTCGAGACAGCAGACCTGGAGCTGCCATGGCAGGACTGGGGCCACTTCAtttctgccccctgcccagcacGGGGCCCAGCACAACATGGTCCTGAGTAGTGACtgggagggaaggacagggctccagagatgggcagaggccaTGTCTGTTTGTAAAGGCACAGCTGCCCCCGAGGAGAGCAATCCTGGGGCACCTGGCCCTCCCTGTGGGGTCATCATTGCAGGAGGAATCTGTGTTTTCTCCAATCCACAGTAGAGGTCTCTCCCTGGCCTTTGTCCCTTTGAGTCCTTCAGAAGCCTGAGTCAGGGCCTGGGGTCACTTCTCCTCAGGGGGAGGGAAGCCTGAGGCACAAAGCTCCTTAGAGGCcaggctgtgtgcccaggaaTGGGAGGGCAGCTCTGAGCTTCCATATGCTCAGCTGATGACCTCGGAACTGATGGGACCTTCCCACAGGCGGAATTCTGGGGCAGCCAGGAATCCCGATACtttggggggctggggagggcctgggccaCAGGGCTGTGTAGTCAGGGGTCACTCACACATGCAGTGCACCGTCGCCTGATACAACACCAGAGCAGCACAAGAAAGGGCAGCACCATGAGAGGCACAGCCCAGTAGAGAGTTTTGATACTGAGGACTGGACTGGAAGACTTTTCATCCGGGTAAATATGTCGTATGACACCCGGCACAGCATGTGGAAGGGTATGTCGTTGGGCAGCTGGTGATACGGCATCCAGTAGGGCAGGTGGGGTCCTCTCCTGAAGAAAGCACACATGTTAAGTCCTCGGTGCACCTGAGGTGCCTATCACTTGGCATCCCACCCCACACCTCCAAATCCACCTTTACACTCAGACTGTCCCACTCTGAGAGGGCCCAGCAGGCCAAGGAGCCCAGGGCTGGATCCTCAGGGCCCCTGAAGAGCCCTGGGCCACCGACCCTGCACAGAGGCTCCGCCTCAGAGTCTTGTCAGGGAGTCCGGCATCCTCTGTGCTGGGAGACAGGCAGCCCCCACTGCACGCCTGGGCTGACagcacaggggcctggggaggagcaCACCAGTGAAGGCACACAGAGGGTGCAGGGGGCGCTGCTGAGGCCGGGATGAAGGGGTCTGCAGGATGAGGGCAGCACCCTGGGTCTATCTTCCCATAGCCTTGCCCTCACTGCCCCCTTCCACAGAGCCACTCAGACCCTCTGAAACTGCACTTCCACATCTGTAGGAGCGAGTGAGTGGACACCTGTGAGGTTTAGAGTTCATAGCCTGTCCTAGAACAGGGCAGACCCATAACGAATGGGGGCTCCTGTCCTGTTGTTACTCATGGCCAAGGAGAAGCTCACTGCATCTGTGCACTCAGGTGCTGCAAGTGCTGAACCGTTACACCAAGTGAGATGCTTCAGAGAAGTGTGACAGGGACAGGGCGAGACTGACTcagtgcccaggaggcagggcagaggaaaggagaggccagGCCAAGGCTGGGGGAGAAGCCACTGTGCTGGGAATAGACACCAGCTGGCTCCTGAGTTCTTTTCCCAGTGTGCCTGTTGAAGGGCGGTTGTCACTGGGTGGCACTCCTGATGGGCAAATGGGTCAGTTCTGTCTGCTGATCTGTGAGCAGACACCCAGGGATAAGTATAAACAGACATGCACAGGAGTGTCAGGGCTGTTGGAAGCCAggcttgggggcaggggctgtACCCACAGCTGGACCGGAGCACCAGTGCTGTGGAAATTCACCTCAACTATGTAGGGCCACAGGTggtcccagcctccagggctcctgGGTCTGGGACCCAAGTTTTGAGGGCCTGGGCTctagctccctgcacacagcctccAGCTTACACCCCTCACCTAAGCCAGACCCAGATGGAGCTCTGAACTCCCCACCAGGAGAACCAGGCCAGGGAGGCGGCAAGGTGGGAGTCAGGGGGCCGGTCTCAGCATTGTTCCGGAGTCCGCTTGGAGCTCCAAGTGGTCGGTGTCATGTGCCTTCAGGGTGCACAGCCCCAGACACTTTTACAGAGGGACTCCCAGGGCACTTCTGAGAGTCGGGGCACAGCTCCCCAGTGAAGGGCTAAGGGGCTGTAGTGGCTGTGACGTGCTGCAGGTGCCCAGCTGCACAGGCTGCTTGCTGGGCCTGCCTTGGGCATTGCTCCTGCCTTGTGCTTCCCAGTGTGTCTGTCCATCCAGTGAATGGACTAAGCATAGTCCCAGAGGGAGGCTGCAGTCTTACCGTGGAGGTCACACAGCTCCTCCTGCTGACATCGAAATCGGTCTTGATAAAGGAGAGGCCATTATTCAGGCTGATATCAATGAAGACGGCCCTAAAGCACAGAAAGGGCAGACGGTGACCAGCAGCCCAGATGGCACAGTGCGTACACTTGGCTCAACCTGCAGCCTGACAGTGGTCCTCGTTGTAATGGCTCTGATCAGTGGGCATTCAGGACaccagagaggaggcagcacgggACAGGAGAGCCCACCCCAGGCAAGATGAGGTCAACCTCTGCAATGAAGGCTGAGCAGGCCGTGAGGAGCCCTGCATGGCCCAGATGCCCTCGTGGCCATGGGCTCAGTGGCCAGGCGGGCTGTTTGCTGTCCCCTTCCAAACTCTTTCCTATGACAGGGTATGCTGGCTTGGCCCTGAAAGGCTGCCTGGGCCAAAGGTACCATCCCTGGGGCCCATCCCCTCCTGCATCCTGCCCTCCTTGACAGAACCTGGGTGACAGGGGGTCACAGCCCCTCAGGGGACCACCCACACAGGTGGGTGCAGAGGAAGCTCTGAGCCCTCCCAGAACAGGTGTGAGCAGCTCGGCCAGAGGAGGCACCCCCCCCCCGACCCCCGCTGGTCGCGCCATAGTGCCAAATCTGACCCGTTCCCTGAGCTTTTCACTTACTTGCCCTGATTATTTAACTTCGGTCCTGGGCATGTAATGGAGGTGTCTCGCACAGATACAGCCTCTATTCCTGGAAGAAATTTACATGCAAATAATGTGAATGGACATGTCCCCACATCCCCGTCTTCCCTCCTGTGGCCCTTGGCAAGCAGAGCCCACCCTTTGGCAGATGTCGGCTtctgttctctgccttcctcagagCACCTACCTCACACCAAGTACCGTGCTGCTGACTCAACTGTCAGTTTAGCTACGACCTTCTGAACATTCTTACCCCTTTGTTGGAGCTTATAATGAAAACTAAATGCTAAGTATGGTTATgggaaagatttctgtgtattagtttggtatactgcacctttgctgaattcaggcattagttctggtagttttggagtggatcctttaggattttttatggcaTCATCTTTCAATCTCAAGTGAACACACCATGCAGGGAGACCTGGCAGAgactcagagccctggggctgcctcGACTTCCCTCCCACAGACTAATGGACTCGAGTCCTTGCCTCTCAAGGGAAGTGAAAGCCCAGGAAAGGGAGGGGGATGCAGCTCTTAGGgcacaccccaccccacacccagccagggctgcaggagaggctgctcccAGGTGTGTGATGGTTCTGGGGATCGATTAAGTCCTGGGCACGAGTGGCAGGTGCTCAGGCTCCCAACCAGTTACCCCTTCCACTGTCCATGTTGCTTATTTTTACTGTGTACATAGCAAATGGTCAGCACGGGCTTTGAAGGTCTGGTTTGCTGTGGGACAGCtgtcactggaggaaaggaggggctACTTACTTGCCGTTTCCTTTCCAAGTCGAAACTGACACACAACTTCATCcttctgtatgtttttaaaaccttttccaATAACCTTGACTTCATTTGTATCTGCAAGAGTAATATCCAAATGTCTCTGTGAGGAAGCGCTGAGGTATTTTCCTCAGATCACAACTATGGCAGGCCGCCCCCAAAACAGAATCCCCATGAACTCTAGGGAGGAGGCAGCTGTAGCTGAACCAACATCTGGGCAAACCCCTGGCCAAATCCTCTCCTTTTGCTCACTGAGGGCCCACGCTCAGGAGCCTGGGCTGTGCCTAGAGCACTCAGgggcccctccccacttcccatgaCCCACGAAGTCCATCCATTAAAGGCACCCAGCCTAGTTCCCTCTATAGGGGCAAACCCAGCCAcaggtttctgctctgaaataccAAGGTGCCCCGAATGGGCACAGGCAGGGACCAGGCAACCCTTACATAACTGAGAGAGGAGCCAACACATCCTGGTGAGTCAGCCCTGTGTCATGTCTGAGCTGTACACGCACACCTAGGGGCCTGGGGACTTTCTGCCACCTGGAGTCAATTCTCTATTGACCCCCCCTCTTTCTGGGGGCCTATGGAagaatggaaaccagagaagCCAGGCCCATTCTTGTGGAAACAGAATGTGGGGTTTCAATAGGATACGTGGCTTTCCCCAACACCTGGCTGTCAGAGGGTCAGGATCTGCTGTCAGTGCCCAATCCAGGACCATAGAGGATGCCACCTCTGCTCTAGACCCAGCTGAAAAGCTATCACGCAGCTCCTCTGGAACACCCTGGCCTCTGGTTTTCAACTCATGGTGCTGTGACTGCTGAGCCTGAAACCCTAGAGGGGACCTAGCTGGCCTGAGCCTTGTGGGGAAATTTGGCAACAGCCTCTACTCCCGTGTCTGTGACACGCAGGGAGTGTGGCAGCTCcgggcagggctgagagcccagAGCATGGCAGGTGCCGGCACCCCTGGGAACGGTGCACAGCGCCCCTCTGCACCATGCGTCGTACCCTGCCTTGTGTCCCTGCTGCCCTTCAGGCCCTGTTCTTGGTCACTTGCCCTCTTGCAGGAACTACAGCTCTCAGGGGTCTGATTTACTCTGGGAATTGTAGGCATGTGGAGCCAGGATGAGGTttcagggttttgagcagaaAAGATGTTGAGTTAAAGGACTGTGCTCTGCCCAGACAGCTGCTCCTTTTACATTCTACCTGCCCTCACCCTGTTCCTCCAACAGCAAAAACCCCAAGAAGAAAGTGAATCCAAGAGTGAGCACAGCCAGCTTGCAGGGAGCTGTACTTCCCCCGCTACACTCCCGCTGCCCACCAGCTCTGAGGGCGCAGAGGGACCTTCAGTCCCAGGACGGGAGACAGATCCTTTCTGGAAGAGAGGACATTCTTTCTGGGAGAAAAGTTATACACCAGTCTGCCCGGGATCCAAGGATAGGGGGTGGAAGGCAGCTTCCTGGGAAGGCCAGGTGGAGCTTGGCGGTGAGAAAGGGTGGCTGACCGCCAGGACTGGCAGGGGCACAGCGGGAGCTGACTGCCCTGGGGCGGCCAGGTAGGGGCTGGGATACCACGTGCTGCCCGGCACAGTCTCGTGGAGAGAATTCCCACACTGCTCACCCACTGTTCACCTGTATGTTCCCTGCCTGCAGCTATTCTACTGCTGGTACTGATCCCAGGAGAACCCTGCCCCATGCCCACAGAGAGGGATGCTTGGGAAGACCCCACAGGGAGGCTTGTAGTAGCATCTCCTTCAGAACAATCTTACTGTTGAACAAGGGAGACTAATTAAATTAATTTGGTCCTTCAATGTAACGGATTGCTGTGCAGATGGCTGGAAAATATTATGTAGTGCATAATCCCAATAATATGGAAATATCCTTTTCAAGTTTACTGAGATAGGTGTGCACACGTGTAATCAAGTTCTCATTATACAGGCATGTAACATATGTATACTCAAGTAGTCACAGCAGTTCTCTCTGGGAGAGAGTGGGATGGGACCAACGGGGACTCTCAACATAGTGGAGGGACAGTGGCTACCCAGGCTGGTGGCAGGAGGGTCCCTTACTGCACAGAAGGCCCTGCAATGGCCAGTctcataaggaaaacaattcgaGGCCCCTCCTCCAGCATGGCCCCCTGAGGGTGAAAAGCCCCAGCATCCCCAGCAAATACACAGGCAGGATGAATGTCAGACCGCTGTGCCCAGTGCACCAGGCCAGAGCCAGCGTTCAAAGCACGTGGGCCCACCGAGGAGAAGTGCAAAGCAGAGGACTGCCTGGAGGAAATGCCAGGAGGGGAGCTGCTCCCAGGGGCGGGGCTGGAGGCAATTAACTGGGAGGGCATCCAGGGGGGTTTCCTGAGCAGCGCTAAATTCTGTATGTCCGTGGGCTGACTCACACAGGGTCCTGTGCAATTCCCAGCCTTGTCAGATGGCACCGTTACCATTTCTGCATTTCAGAAAGAGAACTCTCAACGATCATTAGTCCCTAGTTTGAGATACGCAGACTGAAGGGTTTCATGGGAGGTAGCCTGATGTCGATGTCGGTATTTCACTGTGAGGTGCTTCAGAAATCAGATGGATCATTGAAGGAGAGAGCGAGAGCCAGCAAGGACTGGTTCCACACGTGACCAGACAATATGGTCACACAGGAATTCTGAGGACCAGTTAGTGGAGATGGGGGCTCATCGTACAATTGTTTCCAATGCTGAACATTTTAAGCTTTGCATAACACAAGATTGGAAACAGAAAGCTGCATGATAGAAATAATATCATGGACCGAGCCCAGCAGAAGTCATTGTGCAGCTTGGATGATAAGTGCCTAATGAGAGGCAGAGACcaaaggcagagggaggcagagggggcgGCCCACCAGGAGCAGCTTTGAGGGTGAGACTCCTGTGCGGTGGGCctcagaggatgggtgggaaactgaggcagggcttACAGTAGCCTAGCTGCCCAACCCCACCTCTGCAGCAAATGAGGTTTAGAGCAGAGGGGTGCTTGCCTTGCAGGGTGTCAGCCAGTGACCTCAGATTCCGTGGTCAGCCTGGGGTGGGTAAGTCCCCTTTCTGAGCACTTGTACCTGTGACAGGCTGGGGCACAGGCTtaggggcagggaggagccctTGAGACTcatgcccagcccctgcctgcttcCTCAGGGCAGCCTGTTGAAACGGGTTCTTCTACTTCCTTTGGGGGGCCACGTTTCTGCTTTGTACTTTCAAGTGACTGTCACTCTGTGTAGTGGCCTTTGACAAGAAGGCAGCAGTATAACAGATCAGAGCCAAAACTCTGGGCCACACTGGTAGAGGGCATGTGGCAGGCACCTGTCACTTCATCTTGGCTGCCATGGGGGATGAATGGTGACTGGCACCCTCACTGGTCACTGACAATTGTGGCTTGTCATGTTAGTCAGATGCCATGGCCTGTGTGTCCAGCAGACATAATCACAGAAATGAAGATGTCAAACTGGCTGCACAGATGGGCGCTTAACccaggaggagcagggagggcccCCATGTGTGGGGTTGCTAGGCCACCTCCACACTTTGGCAAGCTTTGGGTTCTTCCTACAGAACTGTCACTTCTACCAGATGGTACACCTTTGCCCTGAAAGGCAAGTCCAGCAATTTCACAGGATAAGCATCAgccttccagatgagcaaaagcaggAGTGGGCACACCTACTCTGCAAGACTCCCGCAGGTCCATGCAGGCCTGTTCCAGCACGATGATGGGGAGTCAGACAGCTGTCCCCAACAGCTGGCTCCGTTGGAAGCCATCATCCCAGAGGTCCCTTACCCACtcaaattacatttcaaatactAATCAGACTTGGATTTCTGGGGTGGTTTCTAAATAGTTTGACGTATTGTCCTGGTTATATGTGGTTGGGTCCCATTTGGTAGTGtcatttaggttttttaaaacagttttttatatttcctaattAATCTTTTGGTTGTGAGATTAAAGAAAGTAATTACACTAAACTTATGTGGCAGTCATTTTGCAGTACGGTCACCCAGCCATTGTTAAGGTGATAGGGAGCCCATTACAAACCTGAGCAAAGATGCCGTCACatgcccacccccagcacaccCCAGGCACCATACctcacacacacttacatacGTACCTGACACAAACGTTCTATGGACCCAATGCACATTCCAAACCACAATCCCCCCACAGAcagcacattcacacacacacagcacattaTACACATTCACATCACactcaagacacacacacacacagtacactcAAACACACCGCACAAACTGGAACCACGTACACCACTCCCACCATAGACATGGCACattcacaaaacacacacacacgcacttcTGTGTTTACAACAGTGACTCCAGTAATTACCTTTGTTGCAGATAGCGGAGAAATCCACAGACGTAATCTGCACACATGACCTTGCTATGAGCTGAAATAGAGTGAGGGGAGTGGTAGGGTCATGGGAGTGAACGGCGGGGGCATGGCGTGCAGCCCCCTTCATCCACCCTCACTCACTGGGTCAATGATGTCTTCCAGTCCAGGGTATCCACTGTCCACTTGAAACAGATGATCCTCTTCACCAGCAATTTCCAACAGCTGAAAGGGAGAGGAGATGACCTGAGCCCACAGCCAGGGGTGATGACCCAGAGGTCCCCATCCCAGGAGACAGACACCGGGGGCTAGACCCTGGCATCCACCAGCAGCCCACCCTCAGGGGAGGGAAAGCTCTTCCACCCTTGCCTCTGCTGTGCAGGTCTTAcacaacacttgttattcatTCTGAACGGCCACCTTGCACATCGTTCAACTCCCTGGGCCCAGTCTAAGTGGAGAGGGCCCCGACCCCACTCCCCAGGCACATTTTGGTGGGTACAGGCCCATCCTCTGGGTGACCCTGAGAGAGCCATCTTTGAAGCTTTCCCCAGCTAGACTCACAAGTGACCCCTCGTTACCTGCTCAGAATTACCTGGGATAGCTGATAATTTTGCACACCCACGAAATACAGAGTTGCCCCCAACTGCTTGGATTTTgcagcctgagaaagaggaagtgtTGGGTATAATAAATTTGGTCCAAATATGTGGACCAAAAGGCTGGTAATGATGGGCTTGACTCACTTCAACCTGTGTCTCTGCAAATGATTCTGGCAGCAGTTGTTCACCTGTCAGCACGATGATGAGGCTGGGTACCTTCGCTCCTGTGGGAGAGGCAGGGCATGTCTGGGTCTATGAGAGCAACTGTCACAGGCTTCCAGGACCCGAGCACTGCTCGCCACACCTCACCCTCCTGGGGAAAGGCCACCCCGACCTGAGCACCTGCCTCCCACATGCCTGGAAGGCTTTGCAGCTTATCATGCAACAAGAAGGGCCCCTAGCCCAggacccactttgcagatgaggagactaGGCCCAGCTTAGGGTTCTTCCTACAGAACTGTCACTTCTACCAGACAGTACAACCT from the Manis javanica isolate MJ-LG chromosome 16, MJ_LKY, whole genome shotgun sequence genome contains:
- the LOC140846887 gene encoding anthrax toxin receptor-like isoform X2, whose product is MGPRMLGPMLVILLLLLLPSLLLTTRSTLHRYLTQDQGHHPSSRLQESPADGESCWSTDDLYFVLDSSRSVNDNWEFTQSFVQDLVNRFKNPKQRMSFITYSTHGRINMKLTSNRKKINNALVELLNVRPSGGINMQHGLEKANEQIERTRAAGAKVPSLIIVLTGEQLLPESFAETQVEAAKSKQLGATLYFVGVQNYQLSQLLEIAGEEDHLFQVDSGYPGLEDIIDPLIARSCVQITSVDFSAICNKDTNEVKVIGKGFKNIQKDEVVCQFRLGKETARIEAVSVRDTSITCPGPKLNNQGKAVFIDISLNNGLSFIKTDFDVSRRSCVTSTERTPPALLDAVSPAAQRHTLPHAVPGVIRHIYPDEKSSSPVLSIKTLYWAVPLMVLPFLVLLWCCIRRRCTACTGDSAVPLLTPVVDHPAAHSINPAAIASSSAPAHGARVPNLPR
- the LOC140846887 gene encoding anthrax toxin receptor-like isoform X1, which encodes MGPRMLGPMLVILLLLLLPSLLLTTRSTLHRYLTQDQGHHPSSRLQESPADGESCWSTDDLYFVLDSSRSVNDNWEFTQSFVQDLVNRFKNPKQRMSFITYSTHGRINMKLTSNRKKINNALVELLNVRPSGGINMQHGLEKANEQIERTRAAGAKVPSLIIVLTGEQLLPESFAETQVEAAKSKQLGATLYFVGVQNYQLSQLLEIAGEEDHLFQVDSGYPGLEDIIDPLIARSCVQITSVDFSAICNKDTNEVKVIGKGFKNIQKDEVVCQFRLGKETARIEAVSVRDTSITCPGPKLNNQGKAVFIDISLNNGLSFIKTDFDVSRRSCVTSTERTPPALLDAVSPAAQRHTLPHAVPGVIRHIYPDEKSSSPVLSIKTLYWAVPLMVLPFLVLLWCCIRRRCTACIPGSLGKKCLTVIMSCCKKGETTAQTGDSAVPLLTPVVDHPAAHSINPAAIASSSAPAHGARVPNLPR
- the LOC140846887 gene encoding anthrax toxin receptor-like isoform X3, with product MGPRMLGPMLVILLLLLLPSLLLTTRSTLHRYLTQDQGHHPSSRLQESPADGESCWSTDDLYFVLDSSRSVNDNWEFTQSFVQDLVNRFKNPKQRMSFITYSTHGRINMKLTSNRKKINNALVELLNVRPSGGINMQHGLEKANEQIERTRAAGAKVPSLIIVLTGEQLLPESFAETQVEAAKSKQLGATLYFVGVQNYQLSQLLEIAGEEDHLFQVDSGYPGLEDIIDPLIARSCVQITSVDFSAICNKDTNEVKVIGKGFKNIQKDEVVCQFRLGKETARIEAVSVRDTSITCPGPKLNNQGKAVFIDISLNNGLSFIKTDFDVSRRSCVTSTERTPPALLDAVSPAAQRHTLPHAVPGVIRHIYPDEKSSSPVLSIKTLYWAVPLMVLPFLVLLWCCIRRRCTACIPGSLGKKCLTVIMSCCKKGETTAQVRRALDRC